From a single Clostridia bacterium genomic region:
- a CDS encoding ATP-binding protein has product MDIIDSRLYKVLVERGSDFQASIKSIFNYAKDLLPQVINIFSNYTQHDVDHSIMITNYMYDFIDDITQMNDLEITMMIYSALLHDIGMVVTGKEIERIKQGDSNIIECKYSVVLHALKDDKLALQECIRPIHAKRSAYHIANMDEQQQSWFLLPNSTSIYFSQDIQKICQSHNESFQWLKTELDQDNYKGSYSYNSQYIALLLRLSDLLDIDENRTPMYLYRLIDPEGYGDLEWRQHFIIANTPKIYINEITKQKVIRLYGESTDPKVHRKLLKYIDYINQELLDAVNLSDTFQDKKYAIQFKTNVENKIQTKTFTFSDFRLDLDYNAVTKLLMGEHIYGEKKYGLRELVQNSIDACMLMKEVAQEQKDYQFEKYKPYINICFNRDKKEVMITDNGVGMSLDILKKYFLNVGVSYYSSNEYKYKGYVYNPIGNYGIGFLSCFMLSRNVNVQSKRYDDHKLNKIELEMNSEYICLTQEQSTRMQGTDIVLELEQFAEVFPSVNKTKEFIELNFVDCSIPIKILNYENGNTTEILCQLIGLKENSDTIARLDKYLNNIEGYVELNCKAIGCVGTLEDLEGDTSYIYISDEVGLVEECEIEFNINDFVHDGQIAYLKIPIISDELSDRFNNYLDVLDYFDEAINKLKDVDYLEIFCADEDEFEEGTMGSPNDSIIGEYLFRDLCNEHGHSSNSPTRTEKVSRCVIDDNIDKVLPYEKSKGFGEYSWNRTDKTFIKNVFVPDFSISMPNIVDGIVLKSALFNIKNKAIIPNVSRNNVQKLDAEKFSYAVGKATHLWVLDNVKLNSSDKILLRKFIDKCYSETNEFIIL; this is encoded by the coding sequence ATGGATATAATTGATTCAAGATTATACAAAGTACTTGTCGAAAGAGGAAGTGATTTTCAGGCGAGTATAAAAAGCATATTCAATTATGCAAAAGACTTATTACCACAAGTGATAAACATCTTTTCTAACTATACTCAGCATGATGTGGATCATTCAATTATGATCACAAACTATATGTATGATTTCATCGATGATATTACACAAATGAATGACTTGGAAATAACAATGATGATATATTCTGCATTATTGCATGATATTGGAATGGTAGTTACAGGCAAAGAGATTGAAAGGATTAAGCAAGGTGATTCCAATATTATTGAGTGCAAATATTCTGTAGTCCTGCATGCACTAAAAGACGATAAACTTGCCTTACAAGAATGCATTAGGCCTATCCATGCTAAGAGGTCTGCTTATCATATCGCGAATATGGATGAGCAGCAACAATCTTGGTTTTTACTTCCCAATAGTACTAGTATATATTTCTCTCAAGACATTCAAAAGATTTGTCAATCTCATAATGAATCATTTCAATGGTTGAAAACTGAACTAGATCAAGATAATTATAAAGGCAGTTATTCATATAATTCACAGTATATTGCATTATTGTTAAGATTGTCAGATTTGTTAGATATTGATGAAAATAGAACGCCTATGTATCTATATCGGTTAATTGATCCTGAAGGATATGGCGATTTGGAATGGCGTCAACATTTTATAATTGCAAATACACCTAAAATATATATAAATGAAATTACAAAGCAAAAAGTAATAAGGTTATATGGTGAAAGTACTGATCCCAAAGTGCATAGAAAACTATTAAAATACATTGATTATATTAATCAAGAATTGCTGGATGCAGTTAATTTGTCAGATACCTTTCAAGATAAAAAGTATGCTATTCAATTTAAAACAAATGTAGAAAATAAAATTCAAACTAAAACATTTACTTTTTCTGATTTTAGACTTGACTTGGATTATAATGCGGTAACTAAGTTATTGATGGGTGAACATATATATGGAGAAAAGAAATATGGGTTAAGAGAACTTGTGCAAAATTCAATAGATGCTTGTATGCTTATGAAAGAAGTAGCCCAAGAACAAAAGGATTATCAGTTTGAAAAGTATAAACCTTATATTAATATATGCTTTAATAGGGATAAAAAAGAGGTTATGATTACTGATAATGGTGTTGGCATGTCTTTGGATATTCTGAAAAAATATTTCTTAAATGTTGGAGTTTCTTATTATTCTTCAAACGAATACAAGTATAAAGGATATGTCTATAATCCAATCGGTAATTACGGAATAGGATTTCTTTCATGTTTTATGCTTTCAAGAAATGTCAATGTTCAATCTAAGCGGTATGATGATCATAAGCTTAATAAAATTGAACTTGAAATGAATAGTGAATATATTTGTCTGACACAAGAGCAAAGCACTAGAATGCAAGGAACAGATATAGTATTAGAATTGGAGCAGTTTGCAGAAGTCTTTCCGAGTGTAAATAAGACTAAAGAATTTATAGAACTTAATTTTGTTGATTGCAGTATACCAATAAAAATATTGAATTATGAAAATGGTAATACTACAGAGATTTTATGCCAATTAATTGGTCTAAAAGAAAATTCAGATACTATTGCAAGACTAGATAAATATCTAAATAATATTGAAGGGTATGTCGAGCTGAATTGTAAAGCTATTGGATGTGTAGGCACGTTAGAAGATCTGGAAGGTGATACAAGTTACATATATATAAGTGATGAAGTAGGGCTCGTTGAGGAATGTGAGATAGAGTTCAATATAAATGATTTCGTTCACGATGGTCAGATAGCTTATCTTAAAATACCTATCATTTCTGATGAATTGTCAGATAGATTTAATAATTATTTAGATGTTCTGGATTATTTTGATGAGGCTATAAACAAATTAAAAGATGTGGATTATTTAGAGATATTTTGTGCAGATGAAGATGAATTTGAAGAAGGAACAATGGGTAGCCCTAACGATTCAATAATTGGAGAATATCTTTTTAGAGATCTATGTAACGAGCATGGCCATTCTTCAAACTCACCAACTCGTACAGAAAAGGTTAGCCGATGTGTTATAGATGATAATATTGATAAAGTATTACCATACGAAAAGTCTAAAGGATTTGGTGAATATTCTTGGAATAGAACAGATAAGACATTTATAAAAAATGTTTTTGTCCCGGATTTTTCAATTTCGATGCCTAATATCGTTGATGGAATAGTCTTAAAATCAGCACTTTTTAACATTAAAAACAAAGCTATAATACCTAATGTATCAAGAAACAACGTGCAAAAACTTGATGCTGAAAAGTTTTCATACGCCGTTGGAAAGGCCACACATCTATGGGTTTTAGATAATGTAAAACTTAACTCAAGTGACAAAATCCTATTAAGAAAATTTATAGACAAGTGTTATTCCGAAACTAATGAATTTATAATATTATAA
- a CDS encoding phospholipase D-like domain-containing protein, translated as MKSEIKINDEVKIIMTRDEFGYEDVLETLDDAEFVRIVTYNISKESDDLIKKLEAFPVDKDVIIITNIPGRFKTYTSSFARKKAKDTIDTYIERLNPEKYDADIKTFFNFGNHSKIIMTDKAAYIGSANFSDESKHNNECGTIIKDKRVIKDINEIFVQMQIDEAVPYYSSKFMKTYVMISNLLTQAEIYYEEFHYSFYADSGHQHHGRGDEYRGFDAVLSPILVENLENLTYSIEEVVEHLNENYIYNDIFEGLDLKICEDIRERVEPNSKLEEFSRFDPQNKIQELFEEHLMEGNSESVDDAAQQAVNDVGEINMELAEAIYEAALECHERLRALYEFLLDLLRKVETKRSVNSALDNT; from the coding sequence ATGAAAAGCGAAATCAAAATAAATGATGAGGTTAAGATTATAATGACTAGAGATGAATTCGGATATGAAGATGTCTTGGAAACATTAGATGATGCTGAGTTTGTTAGGATTGTAACATACAATATTTCTAAAGAGAGCGACGATTTGATAAAAAAACTAGAAGCATTTCCTGTAGATAAAGATGTAATAATTATCACTAATATACCTGGTAGGTTTAAAACTTATACTAGTTCTTTTGCTCGAAAAAAAGCAAAAGATACAATAGATACATATATTGAACGTTTGAATCCTGAAAAGTATGATGCTGATATAAAGACTTTTTTTAATTTTGGAAACCACTCAAAGATTATTATGACAGATAAAGCAGCTTATATTGGATCTGCAAACTTTTCAGATGAAAGTAAGCATAATAATGAATGTGGAACAATAATAAAGGATAAAAGAGTGATAAAAGACATCAATGAAATATTTGTTCAAATGCAAATTGATGAAGCTGTGCCATATTACTCAAGTAAGTTCATGAAAACATACGTGATGATATCAAATCTGCTGACTCAAGCTGAAATATACTATGAAGAATTTCATTATAGCTTCTATGCAGATTCTGGACATCAACATCACGGCAGAGGAGATGAATATAGAGGATTTGATGCAGTTTTATCGCCAATTCTTGTTGAAAACTTAGAAAATCTTACATATAGCATAGAAGAAGTTGTAGAACATTTAAATGAAAATTATATTTATAATGATATATTTGAGGGGTTAGACCTAAAGATTTGTGAAGATATTAGAGAAAGAGTGGAACCTAATTCTAAGTTAGAGGAGTTCTCTAGATTTGATCCACAAAATAAAATACAGGAGCTGTTCGAAGAACATTTAATGGAAGGAAATTCTGAATCTGTAGATGATGCTGCACAGCAGGCTGTTAATGATGTTGGTGAAATAAATATGGAACTTGCAGAAGCAATTTATGAAGCTGCATTAGAATGTCATGAGAGGTTAAGAGCGTTATACGAGTTTTTACTTGACTTATTAAGGAAAGTTGAGACAAAGCGAAGTGTTAATTCAGCTTTAGATAATACTTAA
- a CDS encoding HNH endonuclease, translating into MLERKNSVKCIYSNRDIDDNSISKEHIIQNALGGIYESTSICCSSCNNLVQKYIDKDFCKIFSTVLTQIPNLKKTSRTELPSCEGMAMCPDGKVYTVTIKGKKVVDCLQLKKELKRNLAKSELEQLHIFCYYFNLGNEEFINGICKIAFNYAIDKGITYDKISHILSVTKEGDKISNIQFKAPLIPFIPLNAFDHFLELETETELYHNLILFSYDASLCCYIDLFNTFQFYVVLCDDWEGDDVYESYFQLIQKIDRTLPEFTINRNKHIINIATLYGIEPTYDLKKLYKNVQTVINKVPYEKNMGEYLTRKLSWQYLISDCKEKILDDMASMLFYFDEDDILIQNRFRKFVPYIDNKTREYKYCLYPDWIVVQVQSGLNIRGYTFEKFERLTKYLINIKE; encoded by the coding sequence ATGCTTGAAAGGAAGAATTCTGTGAAGTGTATTTATTCTAATAGAGACATAGATGATAATAGCATAAGTAAAGAGCATATTATTCAAAATGCACTTGGAGGAATTTATGAATCAACAAGTATTTGTTGCTCAAGCTGCAATAATCTGGTTCAAAAATATATTGATAAGGATTTCTGTAAAATTTTCTCTACAGTATTAACTCAAATCCCGAATTTAAAAAAGACTAGTAGAACGGAATTACCGTCATGCGAGGGAATGGCAATGTGTCCAGATGGTAAAGTATATACTGTGACAATCAAAGGAAAAAAGGTCGTCGACTGCCTTCAATTGAAGAAGGAACTTAAAAGGAATTTAGCAAAATCAGAGTTGGAACAGTTGCATATTTTTTGCTATTATTTCAATTTGGGCAATGAAGAATTTATTAATGGTATTTGCAAAATTGCATTTAACTATGCAATTGATAAAGGAATTACCTATGATAAAATAAGTCACATACTTAGCGTTACAAAAGAGGGAGATAAGATTTCAAATATACAATTCAAAGCGCCGCTTATTCCATTTATTCCGTTAAATGCTTTCGACCACTTTTTGGAATTAGAAACAGAAACTGAGCTGTATCACAATTTGATACTATTTAGCTACGATGCATCGCTGTGTTGCTATATTGATTTATTTAATACATTTCAATTTTATGTTGTTCTCTGTGACGATTGGGAAGGCGATGATGTGTATGAGTCATATTTCCAATTAATTCAAAAAATTGATAGGACACTTCCAGAGTTTACGATAAACCGGAATAAACATATTATTAATATTGCAACTTTATATGGTATAGAACCTACCTATGATCTTAAAAAACTTTACAAAAATGTACAAACTGTTATAAATAAAGTGCCATATGAAAAAAACATGGGAGAATATCTGACTAGAAAACTCTCATGGCAATATCTAATATCGGATTGCAAAGAAAAGATATTGGATGATATGGCAAGCATGTTATTTTATTTTGACGAGGATGACATTCTTATACAAAATAGGTTTAGAAAATTCGTACCATATATTGATAATAAAACAAGAGAGTATAAATATTGCTTGTATCCAGATTGGATTGTAGTGCAGGTGCAAAGTGGACTGAATATCCGAGGATATACTTTTGAAAAGTTTGAACGGTTAACAAAATATCTAATAAATATAAAAGAATAA
- a CDS encoding P-loop NTPase fold protein, producing the protein MNNEEYIRKHKELISKNEEEISELDKRISDITDEMSIEYFENEQEAAYQDYISNPGNELEILTEKKVAKQIEIEKHEAEIEKENYKAIYEKEKHKYKNGIVASDKSTPIDLLSRRTYSKTLAEYISNINTETPFNIGVFGKWGEGKSAFINFIEEELYCLNLTSQNENNYYIHPVKYDASEYSEQNKIWASILKILFDKFEEEKGIKAKFTFSFHRFIKRFRKNLWKYISMSLTIIILFIWGYYFYKDANNLSELKKMIVYSSLGIIPLIMSITNVIIPFIKNQIKFIKPLSDRVVANVDLPSYDNELGIRENIKEDLKDLLHVWLKNNKQGNVKIAEHTKKLLKPSLKMNQRRERIVLFVDELDRCSEKGIIEFLDALQLFLGVEDLVIILSINYNSIYQALIEKYDYLKGENISDSEKIKFCAGYIEKYITIPIYLHYEGDYNEYIYRLFEKAENKLIFNDNLAKEAAITNDEAAIYSLNISEKKVFSSEEKELFDNIIKRVNKVKHITPREVKRIFNIIILLKQVTMTLNEKSNNNEKIRFEYLLRWFTFSYFCPRSSFALLEYIKIAHESRKLKSIIPHFRSEEPIKQLLSEEIYAEMLLSCLEEIRPNQLKIYMKVSSYFILDERNFKL; encoded by the coding sequence ATGAATAACGAAGAATATATCAGAAAACATAAAGAATTAATTAGTAAAAATGAAGAAGAAATATCTGAGCTTGATAAAAGGATTAGTGATATAACGGATGAAATGAGTATCGAGTATTTTGAAAATGAGCAAGAAGCAGCTTATCAAGACTATATTAGTAATCCAGGAAATGAGTTAGAAATACTAACTGAAAAAAAAGTAGCAAAACAAATAGAAATAGAAAAGCATGAAGCTGAGATTGAAAAAGAAAACTATAAGGCTATATATGAAAAAGAAAAACACAAATATAAGAATGGTATAGTCGCCTCTGATAAATCAACACCAATCGATTTACTATCTAGAAGAACTTATTCAAAAACATTAGCTGAATACATTTCAAATATAAATACTGAAACTCCTTTTAATATAGGGGTATTCGGAAAATGGGGAGAGGGCAAATCCGCTTTTATTAATTTTATTGAGGAAGAATTATACTGCTTAAATTTGACTTCACAAAATGAGAATAATTATTACATACACCCAGTAAAATATGATGCTTCAGAATATAGTGAGCAGAATAAAATATGGGCATCTATATTAAAAATACTATTTGACAAGTTTGAAGAGGAAAAAGGTATTAAGGCAAAGTTCACTTTTTCTTTTCATCGTTTCATTAAGAGATTTAGAAAGAATCTATGGAAATATATTTCTATGAGCTTAACAATCATCATTTTATTTATTTGGGGGTATTATTTTTATAAAGATGCAAATAATTTGTCAGAATTGAAGAAAATGATAGTTTATAGCTCATTGGGAATTATCCCTTTAATAATGAGTATCACTAATGTTATAATTCCATTTATTAAAAACCAAATTAAATTTATTAAGCCCTTGTCTGATAGAGTAGTGGCTAATGTAGATTTGCCAAGTTACGATAACGAATTAGGAATAAGGGAGAATATTAAAGAAGATTTAAAAGATTTATTGCACGTATGGCTAAAGAATAATAAACAGGGCAATGTGAAAATAGCAGAACATACAAAGAAGCTGTTAAAGCCTTCGTTAAAGATGAATCAAAGAAGAGAAAGAATAGTGCTTTTCGTCGATGAATTAGATAGATGTTCCGAAAAAGGTATAATTGAATTTCTAGATGCACTTCAATTATTTTTAGGAGTTGAAGATTTAGTCATAATTTTATCAATAAATTATAACTCTATTTATCAAGCTTTAATAGAGAAATATGATTATTTAAAGGGGGAAAATATCTCAGATTCAGAAAAGATCAAGTTCTGCGCAGGTTATATTGAAAAATATATTACTATTCCAATTTATCTGCATTATGAGGGTGATTATAATGAATATATTTATAGGCTATTTGAAAAAGCAGAGAATAAACTTATTTTCAATGATAATTTAGCAAAAGAAGCAGCGATCACTAATGATGAGGCGGCAATATATAGCCTAAACATATCTGAAAAGAAGGTATTTAGTAGTGAAGAAAAAGAGCTATTTGATAATATTATTAAAAGAGTTAATAAAGTAAAGCATATTACTCCAAGAGAAGTAAAGAGAATATTTAACATTATTATTTTGTTAAAACAGGTGACAATGACCCTAAATGAAAAATCAAATAATAATGAGAAAATCAGATTTGAATATCTCTTGAGATGGTTTACTTTTTCATATTTCTGTCCTAGATCTTCATTCGCTTTACTAGAGTATATTAAAATCGCACATGAATCAAGAAAACTAAAAAGCATTATTCCTCATTTCAGATCAGAGGAACCTATAAAGCAATTATTAAGTGAGGAAATATATGCTGAGATGTTATTATCTTGTCTGGAAGAAATTAGGCCGAATCAATTGAAAATTTACATGAAAGTTTCTAGCTATTTCATACTTGATGAAAGAAATTTTAAGTTGTAG
- a CDS encoding nucleoid-associated protein — protein sequence MITDVNTVNIKKLIMHVLDNRKHELTQSDAVIELDSEDEFIDYITNHIKKSVKHSKRLAAKFRKPEENLAKAQFEKVFENNYNFIAVSKELARLLYIPMSSNTTINPADLVICLYENEMDEQIVCLLLLDYKKNYFHKEITLPDGSKKVTYSGDITSFPPTGSGLKKCCFVKKYVEGDVYDLLVVDRKHKENAPLIKVTQFFSIGLLDSEPAMDDTEKTRRFINKTVLWVQKHVAEKGLTKAQVQQIRQLELRCLDIVEDETCVNLDEFMEKAIKDETLKRAYREFLENEGLIDIEINIDKKYVEVNVNRKKIITDNGIEIKMPLSVYRNKQVFIQDPIGDGKYDFSIKNVEVKHESIEK from the coding sequence ATGATTACTGATGTAAATACCGTAAATATCAAGAAACTCATAATGCATGTACTGGACAACCGGAAACACGAATTAACTCAAAGTGATGCAGTAATAGAATTAGATTCCGAAGACGAATTTATTGATTACATTACAAATCATATAAAAAAATCAGTGAAACATTCGAAAAGACTTGCAGCAAAATTCAGAAAACCTGAGGAAAACTTAGCTAAAGCGCAATTTGAAAAGGTATTTGAAAACAATTATAACTTCATTGCTGTTTCAAAAGAATTGGCAAGACTGTTATATATACCAATGAGTAGTAACACTACTATTAATCCGGCTGACCTTGTGATTTGCTTATACGAAAATGAGATGGATGAACAAATTGTATGCTTGCTGTTGCTTGATTATAAGAAAAACTATTTTCATAAAGAGATTACCCTGCCGGATGGTTCAAAAAAAGTTACTTATTCAGGGGATATCACCAGTTTTCCACCAACGGGATCTGGGTTGAAGAAATGCTGTTTTGTAAAAAAGTATGTCGAGGGTGACGTTTATGACTTGCTGGTGGTAGACAGGAAGCACAAGGAGAATGCTCCTTTAATTAAGGTCACACAGTTTTTTAGTATTGGGCTGCTTGATAGCGAGCCTGCGATGGATGATACAGAAAAAACAAGGCGATTCATAAATAAAACTGTACTGTGGGTACAAAAGCATGTGGCGGAGAAAGGATTGACTAAAGCCCAAGTACAACAGATTCGTCAACTGGAGTTAAGATGCCTTGACATTGTAGAGGATGAGACTTGTGTGAATCTGGATGAATTCATGGAAAAAGCCATAAAAGATGAGACACTGAAACGAGCATATAGGGAGTTCCTTGAGAATGAAGGGCTTATAGACATCGAAATTAACATTGATAAAAAATATGTAGAGGTTAATGTAAACCGTAAGAAGATAATAACCGACAATGGCATAGAGATTAAAATGCCACTTTCAGTATACAGGAATAAGCAAGTATTTATTCAGGACCCTATAGGGGATGGGAAATATGATTTCAGCATAAAAAATGTAGAAGTTAAGCACGAAAGCATAGAAAAATAG